In Bradysia coprophila strain Holo2 unplaced genomic scaffold, BU_Bcop_v1 contig_350, whole genome shotgun sequence, a genomic segment contains:
- the LOC119080349 gene encoding DNA repair protein complementing XP-C cells homolog isoform X2 — protein MSDTESENESDLDFSASEDEYVPSEDADSESDDYRDQTFIEEPTSSKRIKKGKPNSATRKDTEDDDDSDSSVENYLVNPNEIDLSSDFFDPNKKVVLDAPKFDCNVGLKLSDSEEEVFEAVPSTSRELYNFSPLKNAQEQMKKVIQDLENFQANNYGLGNAMKYLAMGEPLLATKKSSQPKHKDISNSSDESDFEEVEEGKEAVKKSDVEVRIGPADKQKTNKLQADIEASIKRKINRRKKESQLMMHKVHLLSWIAYGNYVNKVLNSTKLMEMVVKYIPSEKCYPKDKTDQQFFEQISKWFKTTVGLKSKEQNCPLKCLPPIATSLALQIQSKMAICKKDFVFIFIILLRSIGIQCRLVINLGTVPMRPAAKDLCVISTKPTEKSSSKDKAKKDKKSTKADKISSQDKKTRKDSTTSKSKVKSRTNSISGAMSEILMKSPEHSDQKKKTEHDKRKNLKRSVSVQSSSSVNDNAKRSRIKSTSSSKELQNGTKRSTSVQKPTSTTRKASKLSLNKQESVQSTEAPVALNSPISHHTRMGVARRSSVAGSPTIPQLDGGDDKKKKKSKSNLYKIRLPLRARSVSSPSLNATSIALVTPPRGRTKSITPSLRLPSMSRSKSKSPDVTSEHASRKSQFEKSNDSSSLSAESSSKLETSSIEENPTTTKRGRRTLYTSPTKPWRHFDQTTSKANINEKSTSEAELQLNAETQQIKAESSIQTTAEATTPLKQSLNPDEKLTSTTNDTKSASKDSTIPPIKSAASKSSKSKTKSSDTGKKLPSTSVEPTSTSTSATELQSKSATSSKSSKSKTKSSDPGKKLRSTSIEPTSTSTTATASPTKSAASSKRSNSKTKSSDTGKKLRSTSVEPASTSTSATELQSKSTTSSKSSKSKTKSSNPGKKLRSTSIEPTSTSTTATASPTKSAALSKRSNSKTKSAATSSSAVSSTSKESESKPVKSALKRKATISVSSDSDFAPTPKKKLSPSVDKPLPKQVERLKKRIDRRILSTDDESVEPTVKKDDMNYWIEVYCEAESKWICIDLFKMKVNCVDEVKKKATKPIAYVFAWNNNNKIKDVTPRYCSQWNTTTRKLRVQPDWLDEALSRYREPLSQRCVAEDRELEEIHAQTPIPSSIAELKNHPLYVLPRHLLKFEGIYPPNPVPVGFIRDEPIYSRLCVHTLHSREIWVKQARVVKPGEIPYKIVKARPKWDRLSNKMLEPLPLEIFGRWQTGPYIPPTAENGIVPRNAYGNVELFKPEMLPKKTVHLRLAGLNRVCAKLKIDCAQAVVGFDFHGGSSHPTFDGFVVCEEFAELVTERWCEEQEESHRKAQEKQKQRVYDNWKKLIKGLLIRERLQRKYNFAGKDEPKGK, from the exons ATGTCGGACACAGAGAGTGAGAATGAATCGGATTTGGACTTCTCGGCATCGGAAGATGAATATGTTCCATCAGAAGATGCAGACTCAGAGTCTGATGATTATCGGGACCAGACGTTCATTGAAGAGCCCACCTCTTCTAAAAG GATAAAAAAAGGCAAACCAAACTCAGCGACTCGTAAAGACACCGAAGATGATGACGATTCGGACAGTAGCGTTGAGAATTATCTCGTCAATCCCAATGAAATTGACCTGTCCTCGGACTTTTTCGATCCAAACAAAAAAGTCGTTCTGGATGCGCCGAAATTCGATTGCAATGTGGGTTTGAAACTATCCGATTCGGAGGAAGAAGTTTTCGAGGCAGTTCCTTCGACGAGCCGGGAATTGTACAATTTCTCTCCGTTGAAAAATGCTCAGGAACAAATGAAGAAAGTGATACAGGatctggaaaattttcaagcaAACAATTACGGCTTAGGCAATGCTATGAAATATTTGGCAATGGGCGAACCATTACTAGCAACAAAGAAATCATCTCAGCCGAAACATAAGGACATTTCGAATTCGTCGGATGAATCAGACTTCGAGGAAGTTGAAGAGG GGAAGGAAGCTGTTAAAAAAAGCGATGTTGAAGTTCGCATTGGACCTGCCGATAAACAGAAAACTAACAAACTCCAAGCAGACATCGAAGCTtcgataaaacgaaaaatcaaccGTCGAAAAAAGGAAAGTCAGCTCATGATGCACAAAGTCCACTTGCTGAGTTGGATTGCTTATGGAAATTATGTGAATAAGGTTCTCAACAGTACGAAGCTAATGGAAATGGTTGTCAAATACATTCCATCCGAGAAATGTTACCCCAAAG ACAAAACcgatcaacaatttttcgagCAAATCAGCAAATGGTTCAAGACAACAGTCGGACTGAAATCAAAAGAGCAAAATTGTCCATTGAAATGTTTGCCACCGATTGCGACGTCATTGGCGCTACAAATTCAGTcgaaaatggcgatctgcaagaaagatttcgttttcattttcatcattttactgCGTTCTATCGGAATTCAGTGCAGATTGGTGATTAATTTGGGAACCGTACCCATGCGACCGGCAGCTAAGGATCTTTGTGTAATTTCAACGAAACCTACAGAGAAATCGAGTTCCAAAGATAAAGCAAAAAAGGACAAGAAATCAACGAAAGCGGACAAAATTTCAAGTCAAGATAAAAAGACGCGCAAGGATTCGACTACCAGTAAATCGAAGGTAAAGTCTCGAACGAACAGCATCAGTGGAGCAATGtcggaaattttgatgaaaagcCCAGAACATTCGGATCAAAAGAAAAAGACGGAGCATGACAAAAGGAAGAACTTAAAACGAAGTGTGTCGGTACAAAGTAGCTCGTCAGTCAATGATAATGCCAAACGAAGTCGCATCAAAAGTACCAGCTCATCGAAAGAGTTACAGAATGGCACAAAGCGGAGCACATCCGTCCAGAAACCCACGTCAACGACTAGGAAAGCTTCCAAGTTGAGTTTAAACAAACAAGAGTCAGTGCAATCGACAGAAGCACCTGTAGCCCTTAACTCGCCAATTTCTCATCACACTAGAATGGGCGTTGCAAGGCGTTCTTCAGTTGCTGGTTCGCCAACCATTCCTCAGCTGGATGGTGGCGAtgacaagaagaagaaaaaatccaaaagtaATTTGTACAAAATCAGACTTCCACTTCGCGCAAGGTCGGTATCCTCACCATCGTTAAATGCCACGTCTATTGCGTTAGTAACACCACCTCGAGGACGAACCAAATCAATTACACCGAGTCTACGATTGCCATCCATGTCAAGGTCCAAATCCAAATCTCCCGATGTTACATCAGAGCACGCATCACGAAAGTCACAGTTCGAGAAATCCAATGACTCGTCATCGTTGTCCGCAGAGTCGTCTTCAAAATTGGAAACGTCGTCGATCGAAGAGAATCCCACAACGACAAAGCGTGGAAGGAGAACCTTATATACATCTCCAACAAAACCCTGGCGTCACTTTGATCAAACAACAAGTAAAGCAAACATCAATGAAAAGTCGACGTCCGAAGCGGAACTTCAACTAAATGCTGAAACGCAACAAATTAAAGCGGAATCCTCGATCCAAACAACAGCCGAAGCAACGACGCCGTTAAAGCAATCATTAAATCCAGATGAAAAATTGACATCCACAACGAATGACACGAAGTCAGCTTCTAAGGATTCAACAATACCCCCTATAAAATCGGCTGCATCG AAAAGTTCAAAATCGAAAACGAAATCATCAGATACGGGCAAAAAATTGCCTTCCACATCAGTAGAACCGACATCAACTTCCACTAGTGCAACAgaacttcaatcaaaatctgCTACATCGTCCAAAAGTTCAAAATCGAAAACGAAATCATCAGATCCGGGCAAAAAATTACGTTCCACATCAATAGAACCAACATCAACCTCCACCACTGCAACAGCATCTCCAACAAAATCTGCTGCATCGTCGAAAAGGTCAAATTCGAAAACGAAATCATCAGATACGGGCAAAAAATTGCGTTCCACATCAGTAGAACCGGCATCAACTTCCACTAGTGCAACAgaacttcaatcaaaatctaCTACATCGTCCAAAAGTTCAAAATCGAAAACTAAATCATCAAATCCGGGCAAAAAATTACGTTCCACATCAATAGAACCAACATCAACCTCCACCACTGCAACAGCATCTCCAACAAAATCTGCTGCATTGTCGAAAAGGTCAAATTCGAAGACGAAATCAGCAGCTACGTCATCAAGCGCAGTATCGTCGACGAGCAAAGAGAGTGAATCAAAGCCGGTAAAAAGTGCTCTGAAGCGCAAAGCCACCATAAGTGTTTCATCGGACAGCGATTTCGCTCCAACtccgaaaaagaaattatctCCGTCAGTCGACAAACCCTTACCGAAACAGGTGGAAAGATTGAAGAAGCGCATCGATCGTAGAATATTATCCACTGATGATGAATCCGTTGAACCGACAGTTAAGAAGGACGATATGAACTACTGGATCGAAGTGTATTGTGAAGCCGAGAGTAAATGGATCTGCATTGATTTGTTCAAGATGAAGGTCAACTGTGTTGACGAGGTTAAG AAAAAGGCAACCAAACCCATTGCATACGTATTTGCATGgaacaacaataataaaatcaagGATGTCACGCCGAGATATTGTTCCCAATGGAATACCACTACCAGAAAACTAAGAGTGCAACCGGATTGGCTTGACGAAGCATTGTCCCGATATAGAGAACCACTGAGTCAGAGATGCGTTGCTGAAGATAGAGAACTCGAGGAAATCCATGCTCAAACACCGATACCATCCTCAATAGCCGA ATTGAAGAATCATCCGCTGTACGTTCTGCCGCGACATCTGTTAAAATTCGAAGGAATCTATCCGCCAAATCCTGTGCCAGTGGGATTTATACGTGACGAGCCAATTTATTCCAGACTCTGCGTGCACACACTTCACTCGCGTGAGATTTGGGTGAAACAAGCTAGAGTCGTGAAGCCGGGTGAAATTCCGTATAAAATCGTCAAGGCACGTCCAAAATGGGATCGT ttatcaaataaaatgctcGAACCACTACCACTGGAAATTTTCGGACGATGGCAAACTGGACCGTATATACCACCGACCGCTGAGAATGGAATTGTGCCACGAAATGCATATGGAAATGTTGAACTATTTAAGCCGGAAATGTTGCCAAAGAAAACCGTTCATTTGAGAC TTGCCGGCCTAAATCGTGTTTGtgccaaattgaaaattgattgtgCTCAGGCGGTGGTCGGATTTGACTTCCACGGAGGCAGTTCACATCCCACGTTCGACGGATTCGTTGTGTGCGAGGAATTTGCCGAGCTCGTGACTGAACGATGGTGCGAGGAACAGGAGGAATCTCATCGCAAAGCGCAAGAGAAACAGAAACAAAGGGTGTACGATAATTGGAAGAAGCTGATCAAGGGACTGTTGATCAGAGAACGTCTCCAACGGAAATACAATTTTGCTGGCAAAGATGAACCGAAGGGGAAGTAA